The Setaria viridis chromosome 6, Setaria_viridis_v4.0, whole genome shotgun sequence genome includes the window TGTCTTAATCCACATCATTGCTTGACTGACTTGTGTGCTCGAAGCTTTCGACAAAGGTCACCAACAATAGTACATGTCGCACTAATAAGCACCTTTTCTTGTGCGCCGTGAACTTACTTTGTCCTGCATTGCCATGAATCTTCCGATTGATCTTATCGCGAATGGAATGCAAAAGTAGGTTGAACAAGAATGCCGGTGTAGTATTGAagggtatatatatatatatgacccTTGGTGGTAACATGCCAGACAACTCGCAGACAAATATGGAAGATCAGCAAGGTGTGCCAACAAATGTTCTCCTAGGATAAGCTCAGTTTTATTGTTTTCCCCGTAGAACGGGAGTACTAACAACCAATTGTTACAGTTGACGAATCACACTATATCTTATTGACTGATCTCCTGCAGAGCGACCATCTAGCGACCCTCGTGCCGTTTTCGTGGACATCCCTTCCCCCGCCCAAGCATTGGAGCACGAGCTAGTGGTGCGGCGCCGACACCGCAGCAGTGGCTCGCAACCTTGCACCCCCACCATCGGCGTGGTGCATGACCTGACCCGCAACGTCGACGAGCAGGAGTACAATCCGCACTACGTGTCCATTGGCCCCTACCACCGGAAGAGGAACCCAAGCATCATCAGGGAGGACGATAAGCTGACGAGCCTCGAAACCATTCTGTCGGCGTCGTGCCCCGGTGCTACGGTGCAGACGTACCTCGACGAGCTGGCTCTCATCGAAGGCCGTGCGAGGAGCTTCTATGCCCACAGCTTCAGTGAGATGAACAGCATGGAGTTCCTGCGCATGCTGCTCCTCGACGCCTGCTACGTGCTCGACTGGTTCGGTAACTTCGTCCCCGACAACATTTCACCTGCTGCGAACCTGAACAGCAGCCCGGCATCGGCACCAGGGGACGGCAGCAACATCATCGCACGCGAGAATAACGGTTCCCCTGTTGCCAACGGTCAAGTGGAAGGGAGCAATCAAGCCAGCAGCACAGCGTCGGCAGCAGGGGGCGGCAACAAGCTGGAGGCCGTGCTGGTGGTGCGCGATGTGTTCTACCTCGCGGAGAACCAGATACCATTTTTTGTCATCGACAAGGTCCACAGTCTATCCTGTCCTGGTAGAAGTGTTCCGGCGGTGAAGGCGATCGCACGGTACGTCTCCAGATGTATCCTGCAGAAGCAGCAGTACTCCATGGCAACAGTGGAGGACGGCGACGAGCCGCCGGGCAACCTCCTGCACCTTCTGCACCAGCACTTCTCGAATCCCACCACCGAACCCTATTCAGCCGCCGGCGAGACGGTGGGCCGGTGCCGGACGGCGATGGAGTACTACATCAACGGCGTCAACTTCAGCAGCCGCCCCGTGGGCACCGGCGCCATGGAAGCCCGCTGCATCCTCGACGTGACGATGGACCACGGCAGCGGGACGCTGGTGCTACCCCGCCTGAGGATCGACGCCCAGACCTGGCGGATCCTGCGCAACCTGATGGCGCTGGAGCAGCAGAACCAGGAGGTCGGAAGCCACGTGACGGCGTACTGCACCTTCATGTCCCAGCTGGCCTGCACCGCGAGGGACGTGGAGCTTCTGTCCCGGAGTGGGGTCATCGTGCACCTGCTCGGCAACAACAAGGAGGTCGCCAAGCTGTTCGCCGACCTCTGCAAGGGGATCGTGTTCGACGCCGACGATACCGACCACAACTACCTGAGGGCCACCTGTCAGGCGCTCAACGAGCTCTACCGCAGCCGCCCGCGGCGGTGGATGGCACTGCTGGTTCAGAAGTACTCCGACAACCCGTGGCTTGTCGTCGGGGTCATAGCGGCGGCACTCGGGCTACTCTGCACCATGGTGCAGGCAATTTACGCTGTTTTGAGTTACCATCCGGGAGCAGCGAACTAGAAATCTAGCCACGAGTTGAATGTGTTCAGAGTGTAGCATACTACGTCAGTccccaaaaagaatgcaattctcGCTTCCTGAAAAGTTaactaattttaaatttgaccacattcatacaaaatagtactaacatttatggtacaaaataaacatcaataaattaatcatgtaatatattttcatactaaatccaTTCGGAGACATGAATGCTGGTagttttttataaatttggtcaaatttgaaacTGTTTGACTCCTTGAGAAGCTTGAGTTACATTCTTTTCAGGACAGAGAGAATATGTACATGTAGGTTCTACGTTAGGGGTGTTAATTAGCGTGTGTCTGGAAGGCATTATAGCCAATGGACGTGTCACGCGTGTTGGAGTGTTGCCTAGCTAGTAGCATGTGAGTTAAATGGATGTGTGCTGTAAAAAGGATCAAGGCCAATTGTCTATTTATCCCAGCCCCAGGTTTGGTTACTAGTTACCGCTTACATGAATCTGCATGTACCAAGGTGCCCAACACGTCATGGATGCTCGTGGTCAGTACCTCATGCAAGAGCTTGATTCCCTGCAGATGAAGAGCACGGATTCAGTCAACAATTCTTGGCTAGCTTGGGTGACAAGATGGAGTATGTGGTAAGAAAAATCCTCAGAGCTGCAACAAACATGTCTTTGTAGACTGTCTCTTCATTTGAGCAGTTCCGGGACACAACGATTATTACCGCCTAAGAAGTCATTAATTAGGAGCCTCCATGCATAATATAAAAGGTTGTGTGGCTGCAATGCCTATGATAGCGTCCGAGCTGGTTTTTGCATGTTGATGGTAGTGGAGGTGGCAAATAAATCAACATCAGCAATGTCCGCGTCATCAATGGAGGAGAGTTTAATGAACTTGTTTTACATAAATAGTGGAGCAGACCCTCACCTCTTGGGCTAGTTTTGGGGAACATGCCATTTGGGAGCGCATCTCCCAAAATGACTTCAACGGTGAAGCTTTACCTGACTTTTAGTTCATTTTTGTCTTGTATTGCGAAACAGCTTCATGCTATACGGCTTCATGCTATAGTTCCTCGATTTGCTGATCAAAACATGTCAAGCTGAAGGCCGCAAAAGCCCTCCAAAATCAGCTCAAAGTCTTTCTCCTCGGTGCTTGAACCAACAAGGGCGTTATCACACACCCTGCAAACGCATTAATTATCAGTCAATACTGGTGCGATATTGCACTACTGAAAAACTTAACATTTGTCCAATACGTTAGTACCGGACGGATTTCCGTCCACGTTATGCACAGTACCACCGGAGCCCCTATAGTACCGGGTGGCCAATGGCGAGATTCGCTTtaaagccatttagtaccggctgataGCTTCAAGCGGTACTAAATGATGTTCACACATGTGTGTACCAGTTGGTAGCTCCAATAGGTACTAAATGTTaaaatttagtaccggctacagccaccagccggtactaacCCTATAAAatgagctccttcttcctcctcgagcCCGAGCTCAACCATGTGACTGAGAACTCAGGCTTCCTCACTCCATAgcgacctaggggaggtgctgcccatttTTTCCACGATTTttggggatttcactcttccaactgttctaaaggttagcaGCTTTATCCTTCCTCCTCTCATGACTAGTATTCTATGTTTTATGCTTTGTAGCTAGAgaaatttatgattttttagagtgaggatgaatggagagttttttcaTTTACACATGCATTGAGAATGTAGACTTTTTACTTATGACAGTGTATTCATTATAGAGAAATTTGTATTGGATGTTGAGaaatatgtgttgtgttaattACTTTTAGTACCATGTTGGATGAGAAGTTTAGTTTTATTTGAAATAAAAGTAATCAACTAAGATTGTTGttttacataaataacatagttGAGCTCAAGCTGACGGCGATTCGGAACAAAGGGAGATGCTGCCGAAATTCCCCATAAATTTTGTTCGAATTTAATTTGCTCATCAAAAGTGGTCCATAAATGGTCAGCAAGATTTTTACTTTTGTTGCTTTATAAATGGATATgtaaattaaattttttttgcagatggaccggcaaagGATGTACGGCGATCAGTGCTCCATGCCATCATTAATGGCCTAAAGACTTTCTTGAAGGCGGAGAGGACAAGTCACCGAAGGGTTTCATGTGCGATCCATGCAAAATGTACAAAAATAACAAGGATTACTCTAAAACAAACACTCTACATGACCACATATTTCGTTGGGGTTTCATGGAAAACTATATTCTTTGAACgaagcacggcgaaagaggagttgtaatggaagacagtaaagaagatgatgatgataacaacattttaGCTGACTGGGCTGAAAGCTGTGCCTTTGTACATTTTGCAATGGGCGAGGGTGAATTTTTTTGCATAAGATAAACCAGCTGATGAACTAGGTCATGAGTTGCTAGATGCACGGAAAGACTCTGAAAATGCGAAGGAGACAAAGAAACTGGAGAAGATGTTGGACCCCGATTGCAAACAGGgccacaaaaagttgggtagcaCACTAGAATTACTGCAGTGGAAGGCAGCAAATGGTGTAACCCATAAGGAATTTGGGGAGCTATTGAGAAtcgtaaagaacatgcttcccgagggtaATGAACTGCCCTCAACCACATATCAAGCAAAAAATGTTGTTTGCTCTGTAGGATTGGATgtacagaagatacacgcatgtctTAATAAATGTATTCTTTATCACTTcgaggaatatgagaaattggatgtttGTCCTATTTGCGACGCATTGCAGTATGagatcaggcaagatgaccctggtgatgttgaggggcaccCTGTCAAAAAGAGAGTTCCagcaaaggtgatgtggtatttccttgtcataccatgtttgaagcacttgttcaggaacaaggcacACAATAAGTTAATGCGATGACACAAAGAAGAAAGTAAGTAAGATGAgaagctgagacaccccgcagatggttCCCAGTGGAGAAAAGTTGATAGAGAATTCCCAAACTTTGAGAAGGATGTaaagaacataaggtttggtttaagcactgatggaataaatccatttggtgagttcaGTAGCTCGGTAGTGCTCATAGTACATAGCATGTGACCCATGTATCTTCAACCTTCCTTCTTGGTTGTgaatgaagcggaagttcatcgTGATGCTAgtccttatccaaggcccaaaacaacgtGGCAACAGCATTGAAGTGTACCTAacaccgttggttgatgaacttttacaacATTGACGTGTATCTAACATTCGAAGGTGTACCTGTGTAGGATGAGGACAAACAGGATACTTTCATTTTCAGAGCATTGTTTTTTGTAACCTTCAATAATTGGCCCGGACTTAGTAACCTATCAGGACAGACGAAAAAGGGATATCAGGCGTGCACCCACTTTCTAGATGAAAAcgacatgtatttgaaacattgttGAAATGTGGCATATATGGTCCATCCTCGATTTCTTCCTGATAATCAACCtttaataaagaaagaaaagcattTAAAAGGGGAGCTCGACACTTGTACTAAGCCTTTGcaccataatggaaagtgtGTGTTTTTTATGATAAACGATGTGATGGTAGTATTTGGTAAGGGGACccgtagccaacctattccgaacgacgataatggacatgcagccatgtggaagaagaagtctatattttgggagctaccttattatgAAGTTCTAGGGGTCCGCAATGCAattgacgtgatgcacctgatgaagaatctttgtgtGAACCTGGTAGGCTTGTCCTTTGTGTTTATGGGGTGCCAAAGGATACATTTGAAGCAAGGCAGGACATGAAACATACAGAACAACGAGAGAAcctacatctggaaaagagagagaacggacaacactacttatgtcctCCAAGCTACACTCTtagcaaagaggagaaagaaagtaTGTTTGTTTGCTTGAATGGTATGAAGGTCCCATCCGTGTACTCTAATATATAGGGAATAATAAATGTGCAAGAGAAGAAAATCATAAATCTAAAATCACATGACTGCCACGTCCTGATGGCacagttgcttccagttgcactgagaggtattctaccagagaatgtaagATTGGCAATCAtaaagctatgtgcattcctcaatgAAATCTCGTAGAAGACAATCGATCCAAAAAATCTAATAAAGCTACAAAATGACATGGTCCAATATCTTGTCAGCTTTCAGATGGTCCtttcaccttccttctttaatattatgatGCATATCTAGGTTCACCTTGTTAAAGAGATAACCATTATGGGttctgtatttctacacaatatgctcccttttgagaggttcacgGCAGTCCTAAAGAAGTACATTCGCAATCCTTCTCGCCCAGAAGAATGCATCGCTAAGGGCTATGGAACataggaggtcattgagttttgtgttgattttattgatgaATTTAGTCTGATAGGGGTCCCTGTATCATGCCATGAGGGTCGCGTGAAGGGAATGGGAACACTCGGGAAGAAAGCTAATATGAACATACATGAGATTGAAATCTGCAAAGCAAAGTTCACCATGCTGCAAAATTCATCCTaggtggctccatatatggaggaacACAACATGGATCTGATGACACCTCACGGGTAATGAGACGATTGATGAACAACTtcaatggttggctaggggACCATTCTTGGTcctatatttctacacaatatgttcccttttgagaggttcacgACAGTCCTAAAGAAGTATGTTCGCAATCGTTCTCGCCTAGAAGGATGCATCTCTAAGGGCTATGGAACataggaggtcattgagttttgtgttgactttattgatgaacTTATTCCGATAGGGGTCCTCATGTCATGCCATGAATGCCGCATGATGGGAATGGGCACACTCGGGAAGAAAGCTAATATGAACATACATGAGATTGAAATCCGCAAAGCAAATTTCATAATGCTACAGAATTCATCCTTGctggctccatatatggaggagcgcAACATGGATCCAACGACACCTCATGGGTAACGAGACAATTGATGATCAACTtcaatggttggctaggggACCATCTGTCTCGATATTGCAATACAAGggtacgagataaatgggtaaaCATTGTATATGAGAGCCTAAGATCAAAACAGTACCAACAAAAATAGGGGTGTCCATATagttgcaatagacaacaatgagAATAAGGACAGCTACTATGGTGTCATAGAGGAGATACGGGAACTTGATTATGGGCCTTTGAATGTCCCTCTGTTTCGCTGCCAATGGGTGGGCTGCAGGATGCGTAGCGAAAGACCGTTATGGGATGACAATGGTGGACCTCAACAACATTGGATATagagatgaaccattcatcctagccaaGGATGTGAGTCAGGTTTTCTatatgaaggacatgtcaagcaaacccaaGATGAAGGGTGTTAAAAAGTTAGAAGATGAGCCAAAATGCCACATAGTTCTgcgagggaaaagaaaaaatcattggagttgaggacattTTGGACAAATAAGAAGATTTTGATAGTTTGATGACCTTCCTCCATTCATGAGGTTGACTCCAGCATCCTATTATCCAAAGAAGATGCTCTCTACTTACGTCATGATCATGACCAAGGGACGTTCGTTATTGACACAcatttacccctgtttatcctcaatgatgacatgaatttaatacctaaactattgatcacacctaataaactgaTCATTTTCACATGTTCAACATATTTtcgaggatattctatttttgcaaGAAATTGGACTTAAAAGTATacttttggataaagcactgaatgAGCAACGAACCAgtcaaagacgaaggccaacggtcccaggaagggcctaggccgatcagcccagAGGatcctaggccgatcggcctagggttcTCTGGCGCCCCCCTGACACCCATCTTTCGTAAGTAATCCTCCAaaatgacttaagggctaagtttatgATGATATGGCATGGATCACTTCATGATCAAATAGGAATCAAAGAAAATCAAgcgaaaattttgaaatttattgaagatcaatctcatccggAAGCTACCAACGTGCTagacccacatgcaagtgaaaataagactcttGAGCACTCCTGAgcatctaagaagacttggggacGAAGCAGTATGtgagagggcaaaaggaaggcccaggccgattggcaTGGGGGTTTCCTTTGGCCCCTCGCCTTCTAATTTTTGCCACATACTCtccaaactataaataccccaaaaatacACCtagccccatatccaagatgatTTAATCAACATGAAGTagtagagaagcagaaggagcttgagggacacctctccagAGAGCCGAGGGCCATGCAGTTGTCTGGGGTTTGCGTAGCTGAACCTCTTTTggtgtgatcaccctgcgaggaagattgTGCTGGATTCTAGatctaggagtcatcaagatcaatgtAGGATCTcgatggtgatcttgtgatgtacaatcattcatggtgaagtaatagatctGTTCATCTTCTTAGCATTATAAATATCTCCTTTGATACTTTTATGCTTTATAgcgtttgcttgcttttcaatctatgaatcgatgatagattgctcaGGATGTttttgtggtcgtggtgactaTTTGCATGCCCGATCTACtaatgagtataacatgttctttcgATGCTGCCTTTAATCTACCTTTGCTGATAGAGGAGATCGTGatgggatctttcttgtgtTAGATAGGGGGTTTCGGGAGCCAGAccagaggtgtagatttaaatatgctttttactaggatcacatctatgttgctttgttatccatgctcagaattacaacatatgcatagtctaagTTGCTCTAGATTGTTTACCTCTGTTGTATCTGTTATttgtctgtacatgcttagtagattggatctgaatctctcataaacaccaagttaatactaacaatgctagttgaaatagattttgt containing:
- the LOC117859911 gene encoding UPF0481 protein At3g47200, whose translation is MTLGGNMPDNSQTNMEDQQERPSSDPRAVFVDIPSPAQALEHELVVRRRHRSSGSQPCTPTIGVVHDLTRNVDEQEYNPHYVSIGPYHRKRNPSIIREDDKLTSLETILSASCPGATVQTYLDELALIEGRARSFYAHSFSEMNSMEFLRMLLLDACYVLDWFGNFVPDNISPAANLNSSPASAPGDGSNIIARENNGSPVANGQVEGSNQASSTASAAGGGNKLEAVLVVRDVFYLAENQIPFFVIDKVHSLSCPGRSVPAVKAIARYVSRCILQKQQYSMATVEDGDEPPGNLLHLLHQHFSNPTTEPYSAAGETVGRCRTAMEYYINGVNFSSRPVGTGAMEARCILDVTMDHGSGTLVLPRLRIDAQTWRILRNLMALEQQNQEVGSHVTAYCTFMSQLACTARDVELLSRSGVIVHLLGNNKEVAKLFADLCKGIVFDADDTDHNYLRATCQALNELYRSRPRRWMALLVQKYSDNPWLVVGVIAAALGLLCTMVQAIYAVLSYHPGAAN